The following are from one region of the Coffea eugenioides isolate CCC68of chromosome 2, Ceug_1.0, whole genome shotgun sequence genome:
- the LOC113759509 gene encoding protein ALP1-like encodes MPRLPIENRRRKKYRGQSQILSGMIMVVIALFMMWYQLIFIHLKSRRRQIKSKEEKVTERMQHLFNLTRESDAYCISELRMDRRTFGILCEMIRDTGGLKATRNMSIEEIVAMFVYVLAHHKKSRTICGLFWRSRETVSRQFNLCLLAVLKLHTILLKKPEPITEDCTDERWKCFKNCLGALDGTLIDVTPPTEQKSRYRTRKGSIATNVLGVCSPNMQFIYVLPGWEGSAHDGRVLRNAISRPNGLRVPQGCYYLVDAGYCNADGFLAPYRGQRYHLNEFNGYRPQRPEEYFNMKHSKARNIIERCFGLLKGRWKILASPSFFPIQTQVRIIMACCLLHNLIRKFMTFDPQELLQSEENESEDEDSDEEVEYISTILPSDQWANFRNNLAHEMFDNWRAGLSI; translated from the exons ATGCCACGTTTGCCTATTGAAAACAGAAGACGCAAAAAATATCGAGGGCAAAGCCAGATTTTATCAGGAATGATAATGGTTGTTATTGCACTGTTTATGATGTGGTACCAGTTAATATTCATTCATCTCAAAAGTAGAAGACGccaaataaaatcaaaagaagaaaaagtcaCTGAGCGCATGCAACACTTATTCAATTTGACTAGGGAGAGTGATGCTTATTGTATTAGCGAACTTCGTATGGATAGACGAACATTTGGGATATTATGTGAAATGATTAGAGACACTGGAGGTTTGAAAGCTACAAGAAACATGTCAATAGAAGAAATTGTTGccatgtttgtatatgttttggCTCACCACAAGAAAAGTAGAACAATTTGTGGTCTATTTTGGAGAAGTAGAGAAACGGTGAGTCGTCAATTTAATCTTTGCCTCCTAGCAGTTTTGAAATTGCATACTATATTACTTAAGAAGCCTGAGCCTATTACCGAAGATTGCACAGATGAGAGATGGAAATGTTTTAAG AATTGTTTAGGTGCCTTAGATGGGACATTAATAGATGTGACACCACCCACCGAACAAAAATCAAGATACCGAACGAGAAAAGGAAGTATTGCAACGAATGTATTAGGGGTTTGTTCTCCTAATATGCAATTTATCTATGTCTTGCCTGGTTGGGAAGGTTCGGCACATGATGGTCGTGTGCTTCGAAATGCTATCTCTAGACCAAATGGTCTTAGAGTCccacaag GTTGTTATTACTTGGTGGATGCTGGATATTGTAATGCTGATGGATTTCTTGCCCCTTATCGAGGGCAAAGATATCACCTTAATGAATTCAATGGTTATCGACCACAAAGACCAGAGGAATATTTCAACATGAAACATTCTAAAGCTAGAAATATCATAGAAAGATGTTTTGGATTGCTAAAAGGAAGGTGGAAGATTCTAGCATCCccttcattttttccaattcaaaCACAAGTGCGAATAATTATGGCATGTTGTCTGCTGCACAACTTGATAAGGAAGTTCATGACTTTTGATCCACAAGAATTACTACaaagtgaagaaaatgaaagtgaagaTGAAGACAGTGATGAAGAAGTAGAGTACATATCCACTATTTTGCCAAGTGATCAATGGGCAAATTTTAGAAATAATTTAGCACATGAAATGTTTGACAATTGGAGGGCTGGACTTAGTATTTAG